In Camelina sativa cultivar DH55 chromosome 16, Cs, whole genome shotgun sequence, a single window of DNA contains:
- the LOC109129577 gene encoding mitochondrial import receptor subunit TOM7-2-like codes for MAAKGPLKLKFKAKAKGSKGGSNSTSSSSSSVSSKFEVIKDWTNWSLKKAKVATHYGLIPLIIIIGMNSDPKPDLFQLLSPF; via the coding sequence ATGGCGGCTAAGGGTCCGTTGAAGCTAAAATtcaaagcaaaagcaaaaggatCAAAGGGTGGATCAAATTcaacttcttcctcctcctcctctgtttcttccaaGTTCGAGGTCATCAAGGATTGGACCAACTGGTCACTGAAGAAAGCCAAAGTCGCTACTCACTATGGTCTCATCCctctgatcatcatcatcggcATGAATTCAGATCCTAAACCTGATCTCTTTCAGCTTCTCAGTCCCTTTTAA
- the LOC104753092 gene encoding ubiquitin-conjugating enzyme E2 28 — translation MASKRILKELKDLQKDPPTSCSAGPVADDMFHWQATIMGPSESPYSGGVFLVTIHFPPDYPFKPPKVAFRTKVFHPNVNSNGSICLDILKEQWSPALTISKVLLSICSLLTDPNPDDPLVPEIAHMYKTDRAKYESTARSWTQKYAMG, via the exons ATGGCTTCGAAACGGATCTTGAAAGAGCTCAAGGATCTCCAGAAGGATCCTCCAACCTCCTGCAGTGCTG GCCCTGTTGCTGACGACATGTTTCATTGGCAAGCTACGATCATGGGTCCGTCCGAGAGTCCTTATTCAGGCGGAGTCTTTCTTGTGACCATTCACTTCCCTCCGGATTATCCCTTCAAACCACCAAAG GTTGCGTTTAGGACAAAAGTGTTTCATCCTAATGTGAACAGCAACGGAAGCATTTGCCTCGACATTCTGAAAGAACAATGGAGTCCTGCACTCACCATTTCCAAG GTGTTGCTTTCGATCTGTTCATTGTTAACGGACCCAAACCCAGATGATCCTTTGGTTCCTGAGATTGCTCACATGTACAAAACCGACAGAGCCAAGTATGAGTCTACTGCCCGAAGCTGGACTCAGAAGTATGCAATGGGATGA
- the LOC104753094 gene encoding uncharacterized protein LOC104753094, which translates to MTEANSSLDGVEQVVNLTANNVSALEASANACLDKGVESSASNPWSLSSLWVDDHEMRVGLCFKDRDELKKVVDWCSIRGRQKCVVRETKNDAFTFECIRWKCKWTLWAARMEEHGLVEITKFTGPHTCCPIRPDNFDVEFAAEEIESLIRVQPTLTIAELKDWWFQKFGDMLETSEMQEAKQEVIKKVFGVWDRSFRVLPKLMAAFHLSNGLLVDWQYDIFPNPEFASFRGVFWAFPQSIEGFRHCRPLIIVDTKDLNGKYPMKLMIASGMEADDCYFPLAFAVTKEVSTDSWRWFLNGIREKVTQRKDLCLISSPNPDIVAVVNEPWSLWQEPWAYHRFCLDYFCSRFHDFFQDDYLKSLVEEAGSTNQKEEFDSYMMEIEKKNSEARKWLDQFPQSQWALAHDSGRRYRVMTIETENVFAICESFQSLGLPVTATVLLLFDEMRLLFKTGLCDSSGRVNRGDMYTKPVMDKLEELMTDSITHVIMPLEKGAFQVTEPLQNDEWIVRLNECTCTCGKFQSSKFPCLHALAVCEKLKINPLQYVDNCYTLDRLYKTYAATFSPVPEVSAWSEASGVPTLFPPVILPPPNNTVNDKTKEPPSDEELRNAVVDILKVVDLKTTAFADILKRLAEKFEIDLTPQKLSIKEMIQNELQTKQMRSGVSK; encoded by the exons ATGACGGAAGCAAACTCAAGTTTGGATGGGGTGGAGCAGGTTGTTAATTTGACAGCAAATAATGTGTCAGCTTTAGAGGCATCGGCTAATGCGTGCTTAGATAAAGGTGTCGAGTCAAGTGCTTCAAATCCGTGGTCTCTGTCCAGTCTGTGGGTTGATGATCATGAAATGCGTGTAGGGTTGTGTTTTAAAGACAGGGATGAGTTGAAGAAGGTAGTGGACTGGTGCTCCATAAGAGGGCGGCAAAAGTGTGTAGTAAGAGAGACCAAGAACGACGCATTTACGTTTGAGTGCATCAGATGGAAATGCAAGTGGACGCTTTGGGCAGCTAGAATGGAAGAACACGGACTTGTTGAGATAACCAAGTTTACTGGTCCACATACTTGTTGTCCTATAAGGCCAGATAATTTTGACGTGGAATTTGCAGCAGAGGAGATTGAAAGTCTGATCAGGGTACAACCCACACTAACAATTGCAGAGTTGAAGGATTGGTGGTTTCAAAAATTTGGCGACATGCTTGAAACTTCAGAAATGcaagaagcaaaacaagaaGTGATCAAAAAAGTCTTTGGAGTTTGGGATCGGAGTTTCAGAGTATTACCCAAATTAATGGCTGCGTTTCACTTATCTAATGGGCTACTTGTGGACTGGCAATACGATATTTTTCCAAATCCTGAATTTGCATCCTTTCGTGGTGTGTTTTGGGCGTTTCCACAGTCCATTGAAGGTTTTCGACACTGTAGACCTCTAATCATAGTGGACACTAAAGACTTGAATGGTAAGTACCCTATGAAGTTGATGATTGCCTCAGGAATGGAAGCTGATGATTGCTATTTCCCGCTTGCATTTGCGGTTACCAAAGAAGTGTCCACTGATAGTTGGCGTTGGTTTCTCAATGGAATCAGAGAGAAggtcacacaaaggaaagaccTTTGTCTCATCTCCAGTCCCAACCCGGACATAGTCGCTGTTGTAAACGAGCCATGGTCTCTATGGCAAGAACCCTGGGCTTATCACAGGTTTTGTCTGGATTATTTCTGCTCCCGATTCCATGATTTTTTTCAAGATGACTACCTAAAGAGCCTTGTGGAAGAGGCTGGATCCACGAATCAGAAGGAAGAATTTGACTCCTACATGATGGAAATTGAAAAGAAGAACTCAGAAGCTCGCAAATGGTTAGACCAATTCCCTCAAAGTCAGTGGGCTCTGGCTCATGACAGTGGGAGAAGATACAGAGTCATGACGATCGAGACAGAAAATGTGTTTGCAATTTGCGAAAGCTTTCAGTCTCTTGGTCTGCCAGTGACAGCAACCGTACTGCTTCTGTTTGATGAGATGAGATTGCTTTTCAAGACGGGTCTTTGTGATAGCAGTGGTAGGGTTAACCGCGGAGATATGTACACCAAACCCGTCATGGACAAGCTCGAAGAGTTAATGACAGATTCCATCACTCACGTTATAATGCCGTTAGAGAAAGGTGCTTTTCAGGTGACAGAGCCACTTCAGAATGATGAATGGATCGTTCGGCTGAATGAATGCACCTGCACGTGTGGGAAGTTTCAATCAAGTAAGTTTCCGTGTCTGCACGCTCTAGCAGTCTGCGAGAAGCTGAAAATCAACCCTTTGCAGTATGTAGACAACTGTTACACTCTTGACCGATTATACAAAACTTATGCTGCCACATTCTCTCCTGTTCCGGAAGTATCAGCTTGGTCAGAAGCTTCTGGAGTTCCAACATTGTTTCCACCTGTCATTCTGCCGCCACCTAACAATACAG TAAATGACAAAACCAAGGAGCCTCCTAGTGATGAAGAGTTGCGAAATGCAGTTGTTGATATCTTGAAAGTGGTGGACCTTAAAACG ACGGCGTTCGCTGACATCCTCAAGCGACTAG CTGAGAAGTTCGAAATCGACCTTACCCCACAAAAGTTATCTATAAAGGAGATGATCCAAAATGAGCTCCAAACCAAGCAGATGAGGAGTGGAGTAAGTAAGTAA
- the LOC104754173 gene encoding uncharacterized protein LOC104754173: MIASGVDAANKFFPLAFAVTKELSTDIWRWFLTGIREKMTQRKGICFISSPNPEILAVINEPGSLWQEPWAYHRFCLNRFCSQFSLVFPSLHLKFLMWRDGSTSQKEQFVSYMKRIEQANPEARKWLDQIPLYQWALVHDSGRRYGIMEINTKALFAVCKAFELADNVVTGSVLLLFDELRSSFDKSFNCSRSSLNCGDVYTEPVMDKLEEFRTCFVTYNYIVMPVDNNAFQVTSPLQKDEWIVKLSDCTCSCGEFQRFKFPCLHALAVCKKLKFNPLQYVDDCYTLQRLNRTYAATFSPVPEISAWPEASGVPRLLPPFIPPSPPPSPPYK; this comes from the coding sequence ATGATTGCCTCGGGGGTTGATGCAGCCAACAAATTTTTTCCTCTTGCATTTGCGGTTACTAAAGAATTGTCCACTGACATTTGGCGTTGGTTTCTCACTGGAATCAGAGAGAAGATGACACAAAGGAAAGGTATTTGCTTCATCTCCAGTCCTAACCCCGAAATACTTGCTGTTATAAACGAACCAGGGTCTCTGTGGCAAGAACCTTGGGCTTATCACAGGTTCTGTCTGAATCGTTTTTGCTCCCaattctctcttgtttttcCAAGCTTACACCTGAAGTTTCTCATGTGGCGGGATGGATCCACGAGTCAGAAGGAACAGTTTGTTTCCTACATGAAGAGAATCGAACAAGCCAACCCAGAAGCTCGGAAATGGTTAGACCAAATCCCTCTATATCAGTGGGCTCTAGTTCATGACAGTGGTCGGAGATATGGAATCATGGAGATAAATACAAAAGCTTTGTTTGCAGTTTGTAAAGCATTTGAGCTGGCTGATAATGTAGTGACAGGTTCGGTGCTGCTTTTATTTGATGAGCTGAGATCCTCTTTTGACAAGTCTTTTAATTGTAGCCGTAGTTCTCTTAACTGCGGCGATGTGTACACCGAACCTGTCATGGACAAGCTTGAAGAATTCAGGACATGTTTCGTTACTTACAATTACATTGTAATGCCGGTAGACAATAATGCGTTTCAGGTCACATCACCGTTACAAAAGGATGAATGGATTGTTAAGCTGAGCGACTGCACCTGCTCGTGTGGCGAGTTTCAACGTTTCAAGTTCCCTTGTTTACATGCTCTAGCTGTCTGCAAGAAGCTGAAGTTCAACCCTTTGCAGTATGTGGATGACTGCTACACTCTCCAACGGTTAAACAGAACTTACGCCGCCACTTTTTCTCCTGTTCCAGAAATATCAGCTTGGCCAGAAGCTTCTGGAGTTCCGAGATTGCTTCCTCCTTTCATTCCACCGTCACCGCCGCCATCACCACCATACAAATAA
- the LOC104753096 gene encoding uncharacterized protein LOC104753096, whose translation METLREKVMVWCYWNGSIKYAPDGVFFEGSTPKKIKVRRKTALTTLLNGLYPIFGLDKQKSEFKIFGRYPVAVSPDLFTYLLLPVVNDSSLETMLDVPTNHPSIKLVKLYLEVRSTSDDVADPAACSSLLENPASSSKRQRIHQPPEATGYVSHPSVKVERYIGIEVQGVDNSNGWIEDEENSDFGNGSTHGGGDGEMTDKNSGSDVLVNNDNAHSDLNVSGLEALADPCFVSKSVVDSSASKPSSLSSLWVDDHELRVGLCFKDRDELKKAVDWCSIRGQQKCVVKEIKKDEYMFKCIRWKCNWSLQASRIEEHGLVQITRCSGPQTCCYIKPENFNLEFAAEEIESLIRVQPTLTIAELKNWWLDKFGDMLKTSELRAAKQEVIKKVFGDWDQSFRVLPQLMAAFHSSNGLLVDWQYELFPNPEFASFSGVFWAFPQSIEGFRYCRPLIIVDSKDLNGTYPMKLMIASGLDADDCFFPLAFALTKEVCTDSWRWFLAVINEPGSLWQEPWAYHRFCLDRFCLQFHDIFRDYNLEDLVKQAGSTSQKEEFDSYMKEIERKNSEARKWLDQFPQDQWALAHDSGRRSGVMTVETEDLFAICENFDSLGLSVTANALLLFDEMRLVFHTGLCDSSGRVNCGDVYTKLVMDKLDEFRKGTVTYVVMPLQEGAFQVTEPLHKDGWIVRLSECTCTCGKFQSKKFPCLHALAVCAKLKINPLQYVDDCYTLQRLFKTYTGTFAPVPEVSAWPEASGIPTLFPPVMSLPPPPTSPRTIQKKKC comes from the coding sequence ATGGAAACCTTGAGAGAAAAGGTTATGGTGTGGTGTTACTGGAATGGTTCTATCAAGTATGCTCCTGATGGCGTATTCTTTGAAGGATCCACTCCTAAGAAGATCAAAGTTAGGCGAAAGACTGCGTTAACCACATTGTTGAATGGGCTTTATCCAATTTTTGGATTAGATAAGCAGAAATCAGAGTTCAAAATCTTCGGTAGGTACCCTGTAGCTGTTTCACCGGATCTGTTTACTTATCTACTTCTTCCTGTGGTGAACGACTCTAGTTTGGAGACTATGCTTGATGTTCCAACCAATCATCCTTCTATTAAACTTGTGAAGTTGTATTTGGAAGTGAGATCCACATCTGATGATGTTGCTGATCCTGCTGCATGTTCATCTCTATTGGAAAATCCCGCTAGTTCCTCGAAAAGACAGAGGATCCACCAACCCCCTGAAGCTACTGGTTATGTGTCACATCCATCTGTTAAAGTAGAGAGGTATATTGGGATAGAGGTTCAGGGAGTGGATAACAGTAACGGGTGGATTGAAGACGAGGAAAATTCTGACTTTGGAAACGGTAGCACTCATGGAGGTGGAGATGGAGAAATGACGGATAAGAACTCGGGTTCAGATGTTTTGGTTAATAACGACAATGCACACAGTGATTTGAATGTGTCAGGCTTAGAGGCATTGGCAGATCCATGCTTCGTAAGTAAAAGTGTCGTCGATTCGAGTGCTTCAAAACCGTCGTCTCTGTCCAGTTTGTGGGTTGATGATCATGAATTGCGTGTGGGATTGTGTTTTAAAGATAGGGATGAGCTGAAGAAGGCGGTGGACTGGTGTTCCATTAGAGGGCAGCAAAAGTGTGTAGTAAAAGAGATTAAGAAGGATGAGTATATGTTCAAATGCATCAGATGGAAATGCAATTGGTCGCTTCAGGCTTCTAGAATAGAAGAACATGGACTTGTGCAGATAACTAGGTGTAGTGGTCCACAAACTTGTTGTTATATTAAGCCAGAGAATTTCAACTTGGAATTTGCAGCAGAAGAGATTGAAAGTCTGATAAGGGTACAACCCACACTAACAATTGCGGAGTTGAAAAATTGGTGGTTAGACAAATTTGGCGACATGCTTAAAACTTCAGAGCTGCGGGCAGCAAAACAGGAGGTAATCAAAAAGGTATTTGGTGACTGGGATCAGAGTTTCAGAGTGTTGCCTCAATTAATGGCTGCCTTTCACTCATCTAATGGGCTACTTGTTGACTGGCAATACGAACTTTTTCCTAATCCTGAATTTGCATCCTTCAGTGGCGTGTTTTGGGCGTTTCCACAGTCCATTGAAGGGTTTCGATACTGTAGACCTCTGATCATAGTGGATTCCAAAGACTTGAATGGTACGTATCCTATGAAACTGATGATTGCCTCAGGACTCGACGCTGATGATTGCTTTTTCCCGCTTGCATTTGCGCTTACCAAAGAAGTATGCACTGATAGTTGGCGTTGGTTTCTCGCTGTTATTAACGAACCCGGGTCACTGTGGCAAGAACCGTGGGCTTATCACAGGTTCTGTCTTGATCGGTTTTGCTTACAATTCCATGATATTTTTCGAGACTACAACCTGGAAGATCTTGTGAAGCAAGCTGGATCTACAAGTCAGAAGGAAGAATTTGATTCCTACATGAAGGAAATTGAAAGGAAGAACTCAGAAGCTCGAAAATGGTTAGACCAATTCCCTCAAGATCAGTGGGCTCTTGCTCATGACAGTGGTAGGAGATCCGGAGTCATGACGGTAGAAACAGAAGACTTGTTTGCAATTTGTGAAAACTTTGACTCTCTTGGTCTTTCAGTGACAGCGAACGCACTGCTTCTGTTTGATGAGATGAGATTAGTTTTTCACACGGGACTTTGTGATAGCAGTGGTAGAGTTAACTGCGGTGATGTGTACACTAAACTTGTCATGGACAAGCTTGATGAGTTTAGGAAAGGTACTGTTACTTACGTTGTAATGCCTTTACAGGAAGGTGCGTTTCAGGTCACAGAGCCGTTACATAAAGATGGATGGATCGTTCGGCTGAGCGAATGCACCTGCACATGTGGCAAGTTTCAGTCGAAGAAGTTTCCGTGTCTACACGCTCTAGCAGTTTGCGCAAAGCTGAAAATAAACCCTTTGCAGTATGTAGACGACTGTTACACTCTTCAACGATTATTCAAAACTTACACAGGCACTTTTGCTCCTGTTCCGGAAGTATCAGCTTGGCCGGAAGCTTCAGGAATCCCGACATTGTTCCCACCAGTCATGTCTCTGCCACCGCCTCCAACTAGTCCTCGCActattcagaagaagaagtgcTAA
- the LOC104753097 gene encoding regulatory protein NPR1-like: protein MDTILDGFADSYEITSSTSFFAAAPAPTESSIVYPAAELLTGPDVSALRLLSNSLESVFDSPEDFYSDAKLLLSDGREVSFHRCVVSARSPFFKNALAAAAKKENDSNAAIVKLDLKEIAKDYEVGFDSVVTVLAYVYSSRVRPPPKGVSECADHSCCHVACRPAVDFRLEVLYLAFIFKIPELVTLYQRHLLDVVDKVVIEDALVILKLASICGKSCTKLLDRCKEIIVKSDVDIVSLDKSLPEEIVKQITDNRRELGYEVPQLEKHVWNIHKALDSDDVALVEMLLKEGHTSLDDACALHFAVAYCDVKTATDLLDLKIADVNHRNPRGYTVLHVAAMRKEPQLILSLLEKGASASETTLEGRTALLIAKRATMAVEYNNVPERYKHSLKGRLCIEILEQGDKREPIPRDVPPSLVVAADELKTRLLDLENRVALAQLLFPTEAQVAMEIAQVKGTCEFIGTSLEPDDLTGTKRTSPDVKIVPFKILEEHQSRLKALSKTVELGKRFLPRCSAVLDQIIMDCEDLTQLACGEEETPENRLQKRQRFMEIQESVNKAFSEDQPSLTASSSSTSKSTAGKRSNRKLSHRRRKLVH from the exons ATGGATACCATTCTTGATGGCTTCGCCGATTCGTATGAAATCACGAGCAGTACTAGTTTCTTCGCCGCCGCACCTGCACCCACCGAGTCCTCTATCGTTTATCCCGCCGCCGAACTTCTCACCGGACCTGATGTCTCTGCTCTGCGATTGCTCTCCAACAGCCTCGAATCCGTGTTTGACTCTCCCGAAGATTTCTACAGCGACGCTAAGCTTCTTCTCTCTGACGGCCGGGAAGTTTCTTTCCACCGGTGCGTTGTCTCAGCGAGAAGCCCTTTCTTCAAGAACGCTTTAGCCGCAGCCGCCAAGAAGGAAAATGATTCCAACGCAGCCATCGTGAAGCTCGACCTTAAGGAGATTGCTAAGGATTACGAAGTCGGCTTCGATTCGGTTGTGACAGTTCTTGCTTATGTTTACAGCAGCAGAGTGAGGCCACCTCCAAAGGGAGTTTCTGAATGCGCTGACCACAGTTGCTGCCACGTGGCTTGCCGGCCTGCCGTTGATTTCAGGTTGGAGGTTCTCTACTTGGCTTTCATCTTCAAGATCCCTGAACTAGTTACTCTGTATCAGAGGCATTTGCTGGATGTTGTGGACAAAGTTGTTATAGAGGACGCATTGGTTATACTCAAGCTTGCGAGTATATGTGGTAAATCATGTACGAAGCTATTGGATAGATGCAAAGAGATCATTGTCAAGTCTGATGTCGATATAGTTAGTCTTGACAAGTCTTTGCCTGAAGAGATTGTCAAACAAATAACTGACAACCGTAGAGAGCTCGGTTACGAGGTGCCTCAACTAGAGAAACATGTCTGGAATATACACAAGGCACTTGACTCTGATGATGTCGCGTTAGTCGAGATGCTTTTGAAAGAAGGCCACACCAGCTTAGATGATGCCTGTGCTCTTCATTTCGCTGTTGCTTATTGCGATGTCAAGACCGCAACTGATCTCCTAGACCTTAAAATTGCTGATGTCAACCATAGGAATCCGAGGGGATACACGGTGCTTCATGTCGCTGCGATGAGGAAGGAGCCGCAACTGATACTATCTTTACTGGAGAAAGGTGCAAGTGCATCAGAGACTACTTTGGAAGGTAGAACTGCTCTCTTGATCGCAAAACGAGCCACTATGGCGGTTGAGTATAATAATGTTCCGGAGCGTTACAAGCATTCTCTCAAAGGCCGACTATGCATAGAAATACTAGAGCAAGGTGACAAACGTGAACCAATTCCTAGAGATGTTCCTCCCTCTCTTGTAGTGGCTGCCGACGAACTCAAGACGAGGCTGCTCGATCTTGAAAATAGAG TTGCACTTGCCCAACTTCTCTTTCCAACGGAAGCACAAGTGGCAATGGAGATAGCCCAAGTGAAGGGAACATGTGAGTTCATAGGGACTAGCCTCGAGCCTGACGACCTCACAGGTACAAAGAGGACGTCACCGGACGTAAAGATAGTACCTTTCAAAATCCTAGAGGAGCATCAAAGTAGACTAAAAGCGCTTTCTAAAACCG TGGAACTCGGGAAACGTTTTCTCCCACGCTGTTCGGCAGTGCTCGACCAAATAATTATGGACTGTGAGGACTTGACTCAACTGGcttgtggagaagaagaaactccaGAGAACCGACTACAAAAGAGGCAAAGGTTCATGGAAATACAAGAGTCAGTGAACAAGGCCTTCAGTGAGGATCAACCGTCCCTTacagcttcgtcttcttccacATCGAAATCAACCGCTGGAAAGAGGTCTAATCGTAAACTCTCTCATCGGCGTCG CAAGTTAGTACACTGA